Proteins encoded within one genomic window of Tidjanibacter massiliensis:
- a CDS encoding leucine-rich repeat protein: protein MTGRVDDLENQVTQLEELCRQMNTDIAALQTIVDVLQDNDCVTDVVPVVEGTTIIGYTLRFLHHAPITIYHGEKGDKGDKGDEGLTPTIGIRQDTDGALWERLGKATGETGTTRESFFRDVTQDAENVYLTLSDGTTVTVPKGTSLNISFAESDLTRMPVNSTRELHYTVTGAISEATVEALSSVDMKVKVEPDDATGINGKIVLVSGAEINDDSKVVIFVTNGERMLMRTLLFDKVGIPAVEETTKCVDAAGGRIELAFLSDSDCEAEIPDEARSWVRVAPSSRALTPHSIVLDIAANTDRPRSTVVTVRSVFVPTQCIEYTVEQAVGSTQLLYTTTGPCLQLSSDAFDAAIVSHTFKNGVGTIIFDKSITFLPKNTFADNPTLTGIAIPEGVTSIETYAVSGCSSLTSIKLPENLTTIGTDTFAQCYSLTDIIIPGNVTLIKDEAFCGCFALTSVYCRSVIPPVLGNYTFENTPNPTIYVPTASVEAYRAQWSEYASQIVGYEF from the coding sequence TTGACCGGACGCGTAGACGACCTCGAAAACCAGGTCACCCAACTCGAGGAGCTGTGCCGACAAATGAATACCGACATTGCAGCTTTACAGACCATTGTCGATGTACTGCAGGACAACGACTGCGTAACCGATGTCGTTCCGGTTGTCGAGGGCACCACCATCATCGGCTACACACTCCGTTTTCTCCACCACGCCCCTATCACCATATATCATGGAGAGAAAGGTGACAAAGGCGATAAAGGCGACGAGGGATTGACGCCGACAATCGGTATCCGTCAGGACACCGACGGCGCATTGTGGGAAAGGCTCGGCAAAGCGACGGGCGAGACGGGAACGACCAGAGAATCGTTCTTCCGGGACGTTACTCAGGATGCGGAGAACGTCTACCTCACCCTATCCGACGGCACGACGGTTACCGTACCGAAAGGAACTTCGCTGAACATATCGTTTGCGGAATCGGACCTGACCCGCATGCCTGTCAACTCTACCCGCGAACTTCATTACACAGTGACCGGCGCTATTTCCGAAGCGACGGTGGAAGCGCTATCCTCTGTCGATATGAAGGTCAAGGTGGAGCCCGACGATGCGACGGGCATCAATGGCAAAATCGTTCTCGTTTCCGGCGCGGAGATAAACGATGACAGCAAAGTCGTCATTTTCGTCACGAACGGCGAACGTATGCTGATGCGTACCCTCCTCTTCGACAAGGTCGGTATCCCGGCCGTCGAGGAGACGACCAAATGCGTGGATGCTGCGGGAGGCCGTATCGAACTGGCATTTCTGTCCGACAGCGATTGCGAGGCGGAGATTCCCGACGAGGCACGGAGTTGGGTCCGTGTCGCGCCGTCGAGCCGGGCCTTGACCCCGCACAGCATCGTACTCGATATCGCCGCAAATACCGACCGCCCCCGCAGTACGGTAGTGACGGTACGTTCTGTCTTCGTCCCGACACAGTGCATCGAGTACACCGTCGAACAGGCCGTCGGGTCGACGCAGCTTCTGTATACGACGACCGGCCCCTGCCTCCAATTGTCTTCAGACGCATTCGACGCCGCAATCGTCTCGCATACTTTCAAAAACGGCGTCGGCACCATCATCTTCGACAAGTCGATTACGTTTCTTCCGAAGAATACATTTGCTGATAATCCTACCCTAACAGGCATTGCCATTCCGGAAGGGGTTACATCTATCGAGACTTATGCAGTCTCGGGCTGTTCCTCGCTGACAAGCATCAAACTTCCGGAAAACCTTACCACCATCGGAACAGATACATTCGCCCAGTGCTATTCTCTCACAGACATTATTATCCCGGGAAACGTCACTCTCATCAAGGATGAAGCATTCTGCGGTTGCTTCGCTTTAACAAGCGTATATTGCCGTTCGGTCATCCCGCCTGTACTCGGCAATTATACATTTGAGAATACGCCTAACCCAACTATATATGTACCTACAGCCTCGGTAGAGGCCTATCGTGCCCAGTGGAGCGAATACGCATCCCAAATCGTCGGCTACGAATTCTGA
- a CDS encoding MATE family efflux transporter produces the protein MNRRILRLAIPNIISNITIPLLGMVDTAIAGRLGDGAAAIGAIGIGTTIFNMIYWTCGFLRMGTSGITAQAYGARNLRECTDILVRSMSVAIVLALLLVLLRNPVGRFSLGLMQGSEGARALAAEYFFARIWAAPASISLFAIHGWFIGMQNSKTPMVVSIISNVVNVVFSALFVFRFDMGIAGVAWGTVVAQYTGVAVSWIFWGVYYGRLAKYADLRRSIRLKPMTQFFHINKDIFLRTLCLVTAYTFFTAASSRFGDTVLATNTLLMQLFTLFSYMSDGFAYAAESLAGKYIGAGNRPALREAIRKLFGWSLGIAVLYVAVYLTGWRSILSLFNPSGAILDTAGAYIGWVIAIPLVGCLPFLIDGILLGATQTKTLRNTMFIAIALYFGLYYSTVGLIGNNALWLAFVGFIAARGGLLMAATHNLDTGRLIAYRQHG, from the coding sequence ATGAACAGGCGAATACTGAGACTCGCCATCCCAAACATCATATCCAACATCACCATCCCCCTGCTGGGCATGGTCGATACGGCGATAGCGGGCCGGCTGGGCGACGGTGCCGCCGCAATAGGCGCCATCGGCATCGGAACGACGATATTCAACATGATATACTGGACGTGCGGTTTCCTGCGCATGGGAACGAGCGGCATCACGGCACAGGCCTACGGAGCCCGCAACCTGCGCGAATGTACCGACATCCTCGTCCGTTCCATGTCCGTGGCCATCGTGCTGGCCCTGCTTCTCGTTCTGCTGCGCAACCCCGTAGGGCGGTTCTCGCTTGGGCTAATGCAGGGCAGCGAAGGGGCTCGGGCACTTGCAGCCGAATACTTCTTCGCCCGCATCTGGGCGGCACCCGCTTCCATATCGCTCTTCGCCATACACGGCTGGTTCATCGGGATGCAGAACTCCAAAACGCCGATGGTCGTCTCCATCATCTCCAACGTGGTGAACGTCGTCTTCAGCGCCCTGTTCGTCTTCCGGTTCGACATGGGCATCGCGGGCGTGGCCTGGGGAACGGTGGTGGCACAGTACACGGGCGTCGCGGTGTCGTGGATATTCTGGGGCGTCTACTACGGCCGGCTGGCAAAATATGCCGACCTGCGGCGCAGCATCCGGCTCAAACCCATGACGCAGTTCTTCCACATCAACAAGGATATCTTCTTGCGTACTCTCTGTCTGGTGACGGCCTACACCTTCTTCACGGCCGCCTCATCGCGTTTCGGCGACACCGTGCTCGCCACCAATACGCTCCTTATGCAACTCTTCACCCTATTCTCCTATATGTCCGACGGATTCGCCTACGCCGCCGAATCGCTGGCCGGCAAATACATCGGCGCTGGCAACCGTCCGGCCCTGCGGGAGGCTATCCGCAAACTCTTCGGGTGGAGCCTCGGCATAGCCGTTCTCTACGTCGCCGTCTACCTGACCGGGTGGCGCAGCATCCTCTCCCTCTTCAACCCCTCCGGAGCGATACTCGATACGGCTGGCGCTTACATCGGATGGGTTATCGCCATTCCGCTCGTGGGATGCCTGCCCTTCCTGATAGACGGCATCCTGCTCGGTGCGACACAGACGAAAACACTGCGAAACACCATGTTCATCGCCATCGCCCTCTATTTCGGACTTTACTACTCCACCGTCGGTCTGATAGGCAATAACGCCCTGTGGCTGGCATTCGTGGGATTCATCGCAGCCCGCGGCGGTCTGCTTATGGCGGCGACGCACAACCTCGACACCGGAAGGCTCATCGCCTACCGACAGCACGGCTAA
- a CDS encoding bile acid:sodium symporter family protein gives MSHQQRRTIALPLAMLIGAVFHGFFNKLSFLPPYLIFAMLFVTYCRVSAGQVRFRTFHWVLLAVQMSLGILLYLVLCRVNPLLAQGAMMCSFVPTAMAATTIGGMLGADVATMASFCLMSNMGVAVAAPVLFAAIGANPELSFLQSVGIILWKVVPLLILPFVCAVLLERFAPRWHKAVRDRQIISFWIWAASLTVVLGRTVEFLLAQPKENYTVEVLLAAVALVICLLQFTLGRYIGRRFGDTVAGGQSIGQKNTVLAIWMAQTWLDPLSSVAPAAYVIWQNIVNSWQLWRYKGDGRGRS, from the coding sequence ATGTCACACCAACAACGGCGCACGATTGCGCTGCCCCTCGCCATGCTGATTGGCGCGGTATTCCACGGCTTTTTCAACAAACTCTCCTTTTTGCCCCCTTACCTTATCTTCGCGATGCTGTTCGTGACCTACTGCCGCGTGTCGGCCGGACAGGTGCGGTTCCGGACGTTTCACTGGGTATTGCTGGCGGTGCAGATGTCGCTGGGCATCCTGCTCTATCTCGTACTGTGCCGGGTGAATCCGCTGCTCGCCCAGGGGGCCATGATGTGTTCCTTCGTGCCCACGGCGATGGCCGCTACCACGATAGGGGGCATGCTCGGCGCCGATGTGGCGACGATGGCCTCGTTCTGTCTGATGAGCAACATGGGGGTGGCGGTGGCCGCACCGGTGCTCTTCGCCGCCATAGGGGCCAATCCGGAGCTCTCGTTCCTGCAGTCGGTCGGAATCATCCTGTGGAAGGTCGTGCCGCTGCTCATCCTGCCTTTCGTCTGCGCCGTCCTGCTGGAGCGGTTCGCCCCCCGCTGGCACAAGGCTGTCCGTGACCGGCAAATCATTTCATTCTGGATATGGGCCGCCTCGCTGACCGTGGTACTCGGACGGACGGTGGAATTCCTGCTCGCGCAGCCGAAAGAGAATTATACCGTCGAGGTACTCCTCGCTGCGGTTGCGTTGGTCATCTGCCTGTTGCAGTTCACTCTCGGCAGATATATAGGCCGGCGTTTCGGCGATACGGTGGCGGGAGGACAGTCCATCGGACAGAAAAATACGGTATTGGCCATCTGGATGGCTCAGACGTGGCTCGACCCCCTCTCTTCGGTGGCGCCCGCCGCCTATGTCATCTGGCAGAATATCGTGAACAGTTGGCAGTTGTGGCGTTATAAGGGGGACGGCAGGGGGCGCAGTTGA
- the der gene encoding ribosome biogenesis GTPase Der produces the protein MGIVAIVGRPNVGKSTLFNRLVGMRQAIVDSTAGTTRDRHYGRTDWNGREFSVIDTGGYTVNGEDVFEEEIRRQVMLAIDEADVILFMTEVSTGITDLDMFMADILRRADKKVFLVVNKVDNSEQLYGTPEFYALGLGEPYAISSMSGSGTGDLMDAIVAALPPDERDGGEEELPRITIVGRPNVGKSSMTNALLGQERNIVTPVAGTTRDSIHTRYNKYGMDFYLIDTAGLRKKGKVTEDLEFYSVMRSIRAIESSDVCILMLDASQGVESQDLNIFNLIVRNRKGCVIVVNKWDLIPKDSNTMKEWRAAIAKKLAPFSDVPVIFTSVPDRQRILEVLQTALRVYRSRARRIPTSEFNDYILPIIEETPPPSIKGKYIRIKYAAQLPNPTPVFAFFVNLPQYIKDTYRRFLENKIREHWDFSGVPIQIYFRQK, from the coding sequence ATGGGCATAGTAGCTATCGTCGGGCGTCCCAATGTGGGGAAGAGTACCTTGTTCAACAGGCTGGTGGGAATGAGGCAGGCCATCGTGGATTCCACGGCCGGTACCACCCGCGACCGTCACTACGGGCGTACGGACTGGAACGGCCGCGAATTTTCCGTCATCGACACGGGTGGGTATACGGTGAACGGCGAAGATGTGTTCGAGGAGGAGATACGGCGGCAGGTGATGCTGGCCATCGACGAGGCCGACGTGATACTCTTCATGACCGAGGTGAGTACCGGTATCACCGACCTCGACATGTTCATGGCCGACATTCTGCGCCGTGCCGACAAGAAGGTGTTTCTCGTGGTCAATAAGGTGGACAACAGCGAACAGCTCTACGGTACCCCCGAATTCTACGCACTGGGATTGGGCGAGCCCTACGCCATCAGTTCGATGAGCGGCAGCGGTACGGGCGACCTGATGGATGCCATCGTGGCCGCACTGCCTCCCGACGAACGGGACGGCGGGGAGGAGGAGCTTCCGCGCATCACCATCGTGGGGCGTCCCAATGTCGGAAAGTCCTCCATGACCAATGCCCTGCTCGGTCAGGAGCGCAACATCGTGACGCCCGTGGCCGGTACTACCCGCGACTCCATCCATACGCGCTACAACAAGTACGGCATGGATTTCTACCTGATAGATACCGCCGGGCTCCGCAAGAAGGGAAAGGTGACGGAAGACCTCGAATTCTATTCGGTGATGCGTTCCATACGCGCCATAGAGAGTTCCGACGTCTGTATCCTGATGCTCGACGCCTCGCAGGGGGTAGAGTCGCAGGACCTGAATATCTTCAATCTCATCGTCCGCAACCGGAAAGGGTGCGTCATCGTGGTGAACAAATGGGACCTCATCCCGAAGGACAGCAATACCATGAAAGAGTGGCGTGCAGCGATAGCGAAAAAACTCGCTCCGTTCAGCGATGTGCCGGTCATCTTTACCTCCGTGCCCGACCGGCAGCGCATTCTCGAAGTGCTTCAGACAGCCCTGCGGGTTTATCGGTCGCGTGCGCGGCGGATTCCGACTTCGGAGTTCAACGACTATATCCTGCCGATAATCGAAGAGACACCGCCGCCCTCGATAAAGGGAAAATACATCCGCATCAAATATGCGGCCCAACTTCCCAACCCTACGCCCGTGTTCGCCTTTTTCGTCAATCTGCCGCAGTATATAAAGGATACGTACAGGCGTTTTCTCGAAAACAAGATACGCGAGCATTGGGATTTCTCGGGAGTACCCATTCAGATATATTTCAGACAGAAGTAA